One part of the Bdellovibrio sp. KM01 genome encodes these proteins:
- a CDS encoding serine/threonine protein kinase, producing the protein MDNNSSFYNLDPDKVLQAAENAGFYPTGEFAQLNSYENRVFDIKLEEPVEPNSQSKNVIAKFYRPNRWSKEAILEEHEFLLSLRNEGIPAVAPLFQGHDSTVSEVDGMYVAFFPKVLGRMPQEFLGDDYRKVGRLMAQVHNVGARKKAPHRPVLDTSYYGGWETLDNLQDWVTPELRGRYNAAAEDILYAIDDSFDPSEFIRIHGDCHKGNLLNNGTQFFLVDFDDFVNGPVVQDFWMLLSGDQETFGEEKDLIISGYEELREFPDHQWSWIPMLRGLRIISYAGWIAKRWVDPSFPRIFPEFNTYRYWAEEVEALEKIAWSINPS; encoded by the coding sequence ATGGATAATAACTCTTCGTTTTATAATTTGGATCCCGATAAAGTTCTGCAGGCTGCAGAGAACGCGGGCTTTTATCCGACCGGTGAATTTGCGCAGCTGAACTCTTATGAAAATCGCGTGTTTGATATCAAACTCGAGGAACCAGTCGAGCCAAACTCACAAAGCAAGAACGTTATTGCCAAGTTCTATCGTCCTAATCGCTGGAGCAAGGAAGCGATTTTGGAAGAGCACGAATTTTTGTTGTCGTTACGAAACGAAGGCATCCCTGCGGTGGCTCCCCTTTTCCAAGGACATGATTCCACGGTTTCTGAAGTGGATGGAATGTATGTTGCATTTTTTCCGAAAGTTTTAGGGCGCATGCCTCAGGAGTTTTTGGGAGATGATTATCGCAAAGTCGGAAGACTGATGGCGCAGGTTCATAATGTGGGTGCACGCAAGAAAGCTCCACATCGCCCTGTGCTGGATACAAGTTATTACGGCGGCTGGGAAACTTTAGACAATTTGCAGGACTGGGTTACTCCAGAACTGCGCGGTCGCTACAATGCAGCTGCCGAAGACATTTTGTATGCGATCGATGATAGTTTTGATCCGTCTGAATTTATTCGCATCCACGGCGACTGCCACAAAGGAAATTTGCTGAATAACGGAACACAGTTTTTCCTGGTCGACTTTGATGATTTCGTGAACGGCCCGGTGGTTCAGGATTTCTGGATGTTGTTATCCGGGGATCAGGAAACATTCGGTGAAGAAAAAGATTTAATCATTTCTGGTTATGAAGAACTGCGCGAGTTTCCGGATCATCAATGGTCGTGGATTCCCATGCTGCGTGGACTTCGCATTATTTCTTATGCTGGATGGATCGCGAAACGCTGGGTGGATCCAAGTTTCCCAAGAATTTTTCCAGAGTTTAACACATACAGATATTGGGCTGAAGAAGTGGAAGCACTCGAAAAAATCGCGTGGTCGATTAATCCATCTTAA
- a CDS encoding phosphatase PAP2 family protein, whose protein sequence is MPVYNLSALMNDSRLLRHHLLKVTVGGLILAAAAAFLFDQKLAVLFGTPWAHQFWRPLAREVTNIGLSEHYFIIAIGSWIICAFIAPRIEGIKKYSAKIDYFRRWGLNLLLALLVSGAITHVIKFCVGRQRPHKSPVGDPFVFDHFTTHWHWHSFSSGHSQVMFTAAVLFTLAFPKWKWAWLTIAVLACATRIMIQDHFLSDAIFGACVGYMGSLLALKWMRKGKNAIV, encoded by the coding sequence TTATAATTTGAGCGCATTGATGAATGATTCGAGGCTATTACGACACCACCTGCTGAAAGTGACCGTGGGAGGCCTGATTTTAGCGGCTGCCGCTGCTTTCTTATTTGATCAAAAGCTTGCGGTGTTATTTGGGACGCCTTGGGCGCATCAATTCTGGAGACCCCTTGCTCGCGAGGTCACAAACATCGGTCTTTCCGAGCACTATTTTATCATCGCTATTGGCTCATGGATTATCTGTGCTTTTATAGCTCCAAGAATCGAGGGAATAAAAAAGTACTCAGCCAAGATCGATTATTTCCGCCGCTGGGGCTTGAATTTGTTGTTAGCTCTTTTAGTTTCCGGGGCAATCACTCATGTGATTAAATTCTGCGTCGGCCGACAGCGTCCTCATAAAAGCCCTGTTGGCGATCCATTTGTGTTTGATCACTTTACCACGCACTGGCACTGGCATTCATTTTCTTCAGGTCATTCGCAAGTTATGTTTACGGCGGCAGTGTTGTTCACGTTAGCGTTTCCAAAATGGAAGTGGGCGTGGCTAACTATCGCGGTTCTGGCTTGCGCAACTCGTATTATGATTCAAGACCACTTCTTAAGTGATGCGATCTTTGGAGCGTGTGTGGGTTACATGGGATCATTGCTGGCACTTAAATGGATGCGCAAAGGTAAAAACGCGATCGTTTAA
- a CDS encoding M48 family metallopeptidase has translation MSGSIELFDFANWAVELHRKPFRRSLSIYLYPNRPIKVVTNKITSQKTVLDFLAAKREWIEKNFIKFDAMAELYPKKTIKAGEKFPFLGVERELKVVITLGKKSFVSVSDEQLFLHIPKDQWEANTSLEHHPKAIAEFRAFYKREAIKLLTQKVNHWANLMKLYPSQLKFREQKTRWGSCSSRKVLNLNWRLIVFSEEVMDYVVVHELAHLKHMDHSPKFWGVVEEFIPDYSRIVKTLKSSQNLTDFLSERS, from the coding sequence ATGAGTGGGTCGATTGAACTTTTTGATTTTGCTAACTGGGCGGTGGAGCTTCACCGTAAGCCTTTTCGCAGGTCTTTATCGATTTACCTCTATCCCAATCGCCCCATTAAAGTGGTGACTAACAAAATCACCTCGCAAAAGACGGTGCTCGATTTCCTGGCCGCAAAGCGCGAATGGATTGAAAAGAACTTTATCAAGTTCGACGCCATGGCCGAGCTTTATCCTAAGAAAACCATTAAAGCCGGGGAGAAGTTTCCTTTCCTAGGGGTCGAGCGCGAACTTAAGGTCGTGATCACTCTGGGTAAAAAGTCATTTGTATCGGTTAGTGATGAACAATTGTTTTTGCATATACCCAAAGATCAATGGGAAGCAAATACTTCGCTTGAACATCATCCCAAAGCCATCGCGGAATTCAGGGCGTTTTATAAGCGAGAAGCGATTAAGTTGCTGACCCAGAAAGTAAATCACTGGGCGAACCTCATGAAGCTTTATCCGTCGCAGTTAAAATTCCGCGAACAGAAAACACGCTGGGGGAGTTGTTCTTCCAGAAAAGTTTTAAATCTAAACTGGCGTTTGATCGTATTCAGCGAAGAAGTGATGGACTATGTGGTGGTGCATGAGTTGGCACATCTAAAACACATGGATCATTCCCCAAAATTCTGGGGAGTCGTTGAAGAATTCATTCCGGATTATTCAAGAATTGTGAAGACACTGAAGTCTTCACAAAATCTGACAGACTTTTTATCAGAGCGATCTTAA
- a CDS encoding NAD(P)-dependent oxidoreductase, whose amino-acid sequence MKILVTGAAGYKGTQLVDLLLAAGHEVFALDDFRYNQKVFQGHLRNSKFHLKKTDVRNHSAYQEWLKQADAFIPLACLTGAPVCEKFTDLATAINHQAIVDALKLLSKNQAVLFPMTNSGYGVGGEAHCDEKSPLRPLSHYARLKVETEKAILDHGNSVSFRFATLFGASYRMRYDLLVNDFMWKAQTDKEIHLFEGHFRRNFLHVADAARVYLHALDNWGSIQNEIYNVGLTAANMTKLELCREIQKVIPDLKITDNHDMKDPDKRDYVISNAKIEATGFSCKYTLQDGLKELKDIFVLGRTTEDSNQ is encoded by the coding sequence ATGAAGATTCTAGTTACAGGGGCTGCTGGCTATAAAGGAACGCAACTTGTTGATCTGCTCCTGGCTGCAGGCCACGAGGTCTTCGCGCTGGACGATTTCCGCTATAACCAAAAAGTTTTTCAAGGGCACCTTAGAAACAGCAAGTTTCATTTAAAAAAAACAGACGTTAGAAATCATTCAGCCTATCAAGAATGGTTAAAGCAAGCCGATGCCTTTATACCGCTGGCGTGCTTAACGGGAGCACCGGTTTGCGAGAAATTCACAGACCTAGCAACGGCGATCAATCATCAAGCCATTGTTGATGCATTGAAACTCCTTTCGAAAAACCAAGCTGTTCTATTCCCCATGACCAACAGTGGTTACGGAGTGGGCGGCGAGGCTCATTGTGACGAGAAAAGCCCCTTAAGGCCCTTGTCCCACTACGCGAGACTAAAAGTGGAAACAGAAAAAGCCATCCTTGATCATGGCAATTCCGTCTCCTTCCGGTTCGCGACGTTGTTTGGAGCAAGCTATCGCATGCGCTATGACCTTCTGGTGAATGATTTCATGTGGAAGGCCCAAACCGATAAAGAGATTCATTTGTTCGAAGGACACTTTCGCAGAAACTTCCTGCACGTGGCCGACGCCGCCCGTGTGTATCTTCATGCTCTCGATAATTGGGGCTCAATTCAGAATGAGATCTACAATGTCGGCCTAACAGCGGCGAACATGACGAAGCTTGAACTCTGCCGAGAGATTCAAAAAGTCATTCCAGATTTAAAAATCACCGATAATCATGACATGAAAGATCCCGACAAGAGGGACTATGTGATTTCTAACGCCAAAATCGAAGCCACGGGCTTTAGTTGTAAATATACTCTGCAAGATGGTTTAAAAGAACTGAAAGACATCTTTGTCCTTGGCCGTACCACCGAAGATTCAAATCAATAA
- a CDS encoding isocitrate dehydrogenase (NADP(+)) — MKKIKVANPVVELDGDEMTRIIWKFIKEKLILPYLDIDIKYFDLGMEHRDATNDQVTVDSAEAIKKYNVGIKCATITPDEARVKEFNLKQMWKSPNGTIRNILDGTVFREPIICKNVPRLVPNWTAPICIGRHAFGDQYRATDFVTKGKGKLTVTFQPENGGETITHEVYNFKGDGVALTMYNTDESIKGFAHSCFNMALQKKWPLYLSTKNTILKKYDGRFKDIFEEIYQKEFKAKFEAAGITYEHRLIDDMVASALKWNGNFVWACKNYDGDVQSDTVAQGFGSLGLMTSVLVTPDGKTMEAEAAHGTVTRHYRQHQQGKPTSTNPIASIFAWTRGLEHRGNLDSNPELVKFAQTLEKVCVETVEAGFMTKDLAVCIYGDKVPADKYMNTEPFLNKLDENLKKALSM, encoded by the coding sequence ATGAAAAAAATCAAAGTTGCAAATCCCGTTGTTGAGCTCGACGGCGACGAAATGACTCGTATCATCTGGAAATTCATCAAAGAAAAATTGATCCTTCCTTACCTGGACATCGACATTAAGTATTTCGATTTGGGCATGGAACATCGTGATGCTACTAACGACCAAGTAACTGTTGATTCTGCTGAAGCGATCAAAAAGTACAACGTTGGTATCAAGTGCGCGACGATCACTCCAGACGAAGCACGCGTTAAAGAATTCAACTTGAAACAAATGTGGAAATCACCAAACGGCACTATCCGCAACATCTTGGACGGTACTGTTTTCCGTGAACCAATCATCTGCAAAAACGTTCCTCGTTTGGTTCCTAACTGGACAGCACCAATCTGTATCGGCCGTCACGCATTCGGTGACCAATACCGCGCAACAGATTTCGTGACTAAAGGTAAAGGTAAATTGACTGTTACTTTCCAACCTGAAAACGGTGGCGAAACTATCACTCACGAAGTTTACAACTTCAAAGGCGATGGCGTTGCATTGACTATGTACAACACTGATGAGTCTATCAAAGGTTTTGCACACTCTTGCTTCAACATGGCTCTTCAGAAGAAATGGCCTTTGTACCTTTCAACGAAAAACACAATCTTGAAAAAGTACGATGGTCGTTTCAAAGACATCTTCGAAGAAATCTACCAAAAAGAATTCAAAGCTAAATTTGAAGCTGCTGGCATCACTTACGAACACCGTTTGATCGATGACATGGTTGCCTCTGCTTTGAAATGGAATGGTAACTTCGTATGGGCTTGTAAGAACTATGATGGCGACGTTCAATCAGATACAGTTGCACAAGGTTTCGGTTCTTTGGGCTTGATGACTTCAGTTCTTGTAACTCCAGATGGTAAAACAATGGAAGCAGAAGCTGCGCACGGAACAGTGACTCGTCACTACCGTCAACATCAACAAGGTAAACCAACGTCTACAAATCCAATCGCTTCTATCTTTGCTTGGACTCGTGGTCTTGAGCACCGTGGTAACTTGGATTCTAATCCTGAACTAGTTAAGTTCGCTCAAACTTTGGAAAAAGTTTGCGTAGAAACTGTTGAAGCTGGCTTCATGACTAAAGACCTTGCGGTTTGTATCTATGGCGATAAAGTTCCTGCTGATAAATACATGAACACTGAGCCGTTCTTGAACAAACTTGATGAGAACTTGAAAAAAGCTCTTTCAATGTAG